The Nitrospira tepida genome includes a window with the following:
- a CDS encoding barstar family protein, whose protein sequence is MPAHHRLQSLTSPWVYLLVLKPDETAMARLTPPGDLAVKTLDGRACRTKDGLLKELAVTLAFPDYFGENWDALEECLCDLSWVAGTGHLLLIEQAEALLAGADKDYRTFISILRAAGAYWASEEAGRSPKPFHTVCVVTEERKSARRRWGLPLWKGR, encoded by the coding sequence ATGCCGGCACATCATCGATTGCAGTCTCTCACATCTCCCTGGGTCTATCTGCTGGTGCTGAAGCCGGATGAGACCGCGATGGCGCGGCTCACGCCGCCGGGCGATCTCGCGGTCAAGACGCTGGACGGCCGCGCCTGTCGCACAAAGGACGGGCTGCTCAAGGAACTCGCCGTCACCCTGGCCTTCCCCGATTACTTCGGCGAAAACTGGGACGCGCTGGAAGAATGCCTCTGCGACCTCTCGTGGGTAGCCGGAACCGGCCATCTGTTGTTGATCGAGCAGGCGGAGGCGCTGCTCGCGGGGGCGGACAAGGACTATCGGACCTTCATCAGCATCCTGCGCGCGGCCGGCGCCTACTGGGCTTCAGAGGAGGCGGGCCGCTCTCCTAAGCCGTTCCATACTGTCTGCGTAGTGACGGAGGAGAGAAAATCGGCCCGCCGACGCTGGGGCTTGCCTCTCTGGAAGGGCCGATGA
- a CDS encoding YidB family protein: MGLFDQLAQTATSMLGQGDGKPDQLVQVMTQLLGKDSGIGGLNGLIQAFQKSGLSEIVNSWVSTGANLPISPEQVKQGLGGQLLQQLSAGTGLSPEACSSQLSSLLPTLVDSLTPEGKVPESNLLEQGLSLLRGKLG; encoded by the coding sequence ATGGGACTGTTTGATCAACTGGCGCAGACCGCGACATCCATGCTCGGTCAAGGCGACGGGAAACCGGATCAACTCGTGCAGGTGATGACGCAACTGCTGGGGAAGGACAGCGGCATCGGCGGCTTGAACGGGCTGATCCAAGCCTTTCAGAAGAGCGGGCTCTCGGAGATCGTCAATTCCTGGGTGAGCACGGGCGCCAATCTTCCCATTAGCCCCGAGCAAGTCAAGCAGGGCTTGGGCGGTCAGCTCCTTCAACAGTTATCCGCCGGCACAGGGCTCTCCCCGGAGGCCTGCAGCAGTCAATTGTCGAGCTTGCTCCCGACCCTGGTGGACAGCCTGACGCCTGAAGGAAAAGTGCCTGAGTCCAATTTGCTGGAGCAGGGTTTGAGCCTGCTGCGCGGGAAGCTTGGATAA
- a CDS encoding endonuclease/exonuclease/phosphatase family protein, which translates to MIDGLFAGTPEPWIACCGDFNADLDDVPMMAIRGRIEETGNPDLCPSVMIPCEQSIPELARYSLLHLGRGHMLDHILVSRALLPWYRGTEVHNEILPDESGAFRDDTQFPESDHAPVVADFQIP; encoded by the coding sequence GTGATCGACGGCCTCTTTGCTGGGACACCCGAACCCTGGATCGCCTGCTGCGGCGACTTCAATGCGGATTTGGACGATGTGCCGATGATGGCGATTCGAGGGCGGATTGAGGAGACCGGCAATCCCGACCTCTGCCCCAGCGTCATGATTCCCTGCGAACAGAGCATTCCCGAACTGGCCCGCTATTCACTGCTCCACTTGGGGCGAGGGCACATGTTGGACCATATCCTGGTCTCGCGGGCACTTCTCCCTTGGTATCGCGGCACGGAGGTTCACAACGAGATCCTGCCGGACGAGTCCGGGGCCTTCCGAGACGACACCCAGTTTCCCGAGTCGGACCATGCGCCGGTCGTGGCAGATTTTCAGATTCCGTGA
- a CDS encoding endonuclease/exonuclease/phosphatase family protein, with amino-acid sequence MPTSLRLATFNLENLDDKPTEKPALAVRLPYLRQALVRLRADVLCLQEVNGQEPATGPRTLAALGTLVAGTPYEFFHLTHTKTVTGVPYDARNLVVLSRFPILQTQQIRSTEGMPLYRKVTAQPLELEAKRVEWERPLLVVQLDQGGGLVLHVINVHLKSKLPSDIPGQQKDQYTWRSASGWAEGYFLSSMKRVGQAH; translated from the coding sequence ATGCCGACTTCACTGCGCCTCGCGACCTTCAACCTCGAAAATCTCGATGACAAGCCCACGGAGAAACCGGCGCTTGCCGTTCGCCTTCCGTACCTGCGGCAGGCGCTGGTGCGGCTGCGGGCCGACGTGTTGTGCTTGCAGGAAGTGAACGGGCAGGAACCGGCCACCGGCCCCAGAACCTTGGCGGCTCTCGGGACGCTGGTCGCCGGCACTCCCTATGAGTTCTTCCACCTGACCCACACCAAGACTGTCACGGGCGTTCCCTATGATGCGCGCAACCTCGTGGTCCTCAGTCGGTTTCCGATTCTGCAGACGCAGCAGATCCGTTCCACCGAGGGCATGCCGCTCTACCGCAAGGTCACGGCGCAGCCGCTGGAGCTGGAGGCCAAACGCGTGGAATGGGAGCGGCCCCTGCTGGTTGTGCAACTCGACCAGGGCGGAGGCCTGGTCCTGCATGTCATCAACGTGCACCTCAAATCCAAGCTGCCGAGCGATATTCCAGGACAGCAAAAGGACCAATATACCTGGCGAAGCGCGTCCGGATGGGCTGAAGGCTATTTCCTTTCCTCGATGAAGCGGGTGGGGCAGGCCCATTGA
- the hemL gene encoding glutamate-1-semialdehyde 2,1-aminomutase, with amino-acid sequence MKTTKSQTLFEAAQQLIPGGVNSPVRAFRSVGGQPRFIVRAKGAYLYDADGNRYIDYVLSWGPMILGHAPRPVVVALTRAAKQGTSYGAPTELEVRLARMIHDALPSMEKVRLVSSGTEAVMSAIRVARAFTKRDGVLKFEGCYHGHSDYLLAKAGSGLATLGIPECPGVPSDFTKHTLTVPYNDLRTAAQVIRQQAKQLACVIVEPIAGNMGVVPPAPDFLPALRELTRAHDILLIFDEVISGFRVQYGGAQTLYGIKPDLTILGKIIGGGLPVGAYGGRADIMNLIAPAGPVYQAGTLSGNPLAVTAGIATLTELKTRGVYSKLEKQAAALAAQLGEAAKKAGVELYQTRVGSMMGAFFTRGPVVDWATAKQSDTARYAKFFHAMLERGVYLAPSQFEAAFISTAHTPADITKTVKAAQSALRSL; translated from the coding sequence ATGAAAACCACTAAATCACAAACCCTCTTCGAGGCGGCGCAACAGCTCATTCCCGGCGGAGTGAACAGCCCCGTGCGCGCCTTCCGTTCCGTCGGCGGGCAGCCACGGTTTATCGTCCGCGCGAAGGGCGCCTATCTCTACGATGCCGACGGCAACCGCTACATCGACTACGTGCTCTCCTGGGGGCCGATGATTCTCGGCCATGCGCCCAGGCCCGTCGTAGTCGCCCTCACGCGCGCCGCCAAGCAGGGCACGAGCTATGGAGCTCCGACCGAATTGGAAGTCCGGCTGGCCCGGATGATTCATGATGCGCTTCCGTCGATGGAAAAGGTCCGGCTGGTCAGCTCGGGCACGGAGGCGGTGATGAGCGCGATTCGCGTGGCCCGCGCCTTCACCAAACGAGACGGCGTGCTGAAGTTCGAAGGCTGCTACCACGGCCACAGCGACTATCTGCTGGCCAAAGCCGGCTCCGGACTCGCGACGCTCGGCATCCCGGAGTGCCCCGGCGTGCCGTCCGACTTCACCAAACACACGCTCACGGTTCCCTATAACGATCTCCGCACGGCGGCGCAGGTGATCCGGCAACAGGCCAAGCAACTGGCCTGCGTGATCGTCGAACCGATCGCCGGCAACATGGGGGTCGTGCCGCCGGCGCCGGATTTTCTTCCCGCGCTGCGCGAGCTGACACGCGCCCACGACATCCTGTTGATCTTCGACGAGGTCATTTCGGGATTTCGGGTGCAGTATGGCGGGGCGCAAACGCTCTATGGCATCAAGCCGGACCTGACGATTCTCGGCAAAATCATAGGAGGAGGGTTGCCGGTGGGCGCCTACGGAGGGCGGGCCGACATCATGAACTTGATCGCGCCGGCCGGGCCGGTCTATCAGGCCGGCACCTTGTCGGGCAATCCACTGGCCGTGACGGCGGGCATCGCAACGTTGACGGAACTCAAGACTCGCGGGGTCTATAGCAAGCTGGAGAAGCAGGCCGCCGCCCTGGCGGCCCAGCTCGGCGAGGCAGCCAAAAAGGCCGGCGTGGAACTCTATCAAACGCGGGTCGGGTCGATGATGGGCGCGTTTTTTACCAGGGGACCGGTGGTGGACTGGGCAACAGCCAAACAGTCGGATACGGCACGCTATGCCAAGTTCTTTCACGCCATGCTGGAGCGGGGCGTCTATCTGGCCCCATCCCAGTTCGAAGCGGCCTTCATTTCAACCGCCCATACCCCGGCGGACATCACGAAGACCGTCAAAGCCGCTCAATCGGCTTTGAGGTCTCTCTAG